In Phyllopteryx taeniolatus isolate TA_2022b chromosome 8, UOR_Ptae_1.2, whole genome shotgun sequence, one genomic interval encodes:
- the LOC133482446 gene encoding protein FAM181B isoform X1 — protein MAAIMNPQFMNFCFPGSAMDGGLLSEPEKEEDYKETTRELLSFMDSASSNIKLALDKPVKSKRKVNHRKYLQKQIKRCTGIVNVSDAAGKGPGSSPSAGKTVAKRDGVRASLQNRSLAALFSPSKEVRGEKARKPPLRHRNLPPSFFTEPANCSNVNPAAGMSLRDLERANPEAADFFDLLGPDYVSVVAEQELYQNASGPDVAASAASYDTHHFVGGLLYPESWTNPSPPLARKLPTPGQPPLYCHPEATAPVGAEDNTLCSLAFSNFFTDCSVPQVNYDLSGDFSRTHYSSL, from the coding sequence ATGGCCGCCATTATGAATCCCCAGTTTATGAATTTCTGCTTCCCGGGCTCGGCGATGGACGGGGGTCTCCTGAGCGAAccggagaaagaggaggactaCAAGGAGACCACCAGGGAGCTGCTGAGCTTTATGGACTCGGCCTCCAGCAACATCAAGCTGGCCCTGGATAAGCCGGTCAAGTCTAAGAGGAAAGTCAACCACCGCAAGTATCTGCAGAAGCAGATCAAGAGGTGCACCGGGATCGTCAACGTCAGCGACGCGGCGGGGAAGGGGCCGGGTTCCTCCCCCTCGGCGGGTAAGACCGTCGCCAAGCGTGACGGCGTCCGGGCCAGCCTGCAGAACCGCAGCCTGGCCGCTCTTTTCAGCCCCAGCAAGGAAGTCCGCGGCGAGAAAGCCAGGAAACCGCCCCTGCGCCACCGCAACCTGCCACCCTCTTTCTTCACCGAGCCGGCCAACTGCTCCAACGTCAACCCTGCGGCGGGAATGTCCTTGCGGGACCTGGAGCGAGCCAACCCGGAGGCGGCGGACTTCTTCGACCTGCTGGGACCCGACTACGTCAGCGTGGTGGCCGAGCAGGAACTCTACCAAAATGCGTCCGGCCCAGACGTCGCCGCCTCCGCCGCCTCCTACGATACTCACCACTTCGTCGGGGGTCTCCTGTACCCGGAGTCGTGGACTAACCCTTCGCCGCCGCTCGCCAGGAAGCTCCCGACTCCTGGCCAGCCGCCGCTCTACTGCCACCCGGAGGCCACGGCCCCCGTGGGTGCTGAGGATAATACGCTGTGCTCGTTAGCCTTCTCCAACTTTTTCACCGACTGCTCGGTACCTCAGGTCAACTACGACTTAAGCGGAGACTTCAGTAGGACTCATTACTCATCTCTATGA
- the LOC133482446 gene encoding protein FAM181B isoform X3 — protein MAAIMNPQFMNFCFPGSAMDGGLLSEPEKEEDYKETTRELLSFMDSASSNIKLALDKPVKSKRKVNHRKYLQKQIKRCTGIVNVSDAAGKGPGSSPSAGKTVAKRDGVRASLQNRSLAALFSPSKEVRGEKARKPPLRHRNLPPSFFTEPANCSNVNPAAGMSLRDLERANPEAADFFDLLGPDYVSVVAEQELYQNASGPDVAASAASYDTHHFVGGLLYPESWTNPSPPLARKLPTPGQPPLYCHPEATAPITDVKEAVVSHGVASHHPLISTL, from the exons ATGGCCGCCATTATGAATCCCCAGTTTATGAATTTCTGCTTCCCGGGCTCGGCGATGGACGGGGGTCTCCTGAGCGAAccggagaaagaggaggactaCAAGGAGACCACCAGGGAGCTGCTGAGCTTTATGGACTCGGCCTCCAGCAACATCAAGCTGGCCCTGGATAAGCCGGTCAAGTCTAAGAGGAAAGTCAACCACCGCAAGTATCTGCAGAAGCAGATCAAGAGGTGCACCGGGATCGTCAACGTCAGCGACGCGGCGGGGAAGGGGCCGGGTTCCTCCCCCTCGGCGGGTAAGACCGTCGCCAAGCGTGACGGCGTCCGGGCCAGCCTGCAGAACCGCAGCCTGGCCGCTCTTTTCAGCCCCAGCAAGGAAGTCCGCGGCGAGAAAGCCAGGAAACCGCCCCTGCGCCACCGCAACCTGCCACCCTCTTTCTTCACCGAGCCGGCCAACTGCTCCAACGTCAACCCTGCGGCGGGAATGTCCTTGCGGGACCTGGAGCGAGCCAACCCGGAGGCGGCGGACTTCTTCGACCTGCTGGGACCCGACTACGTCAGCGTGGTGGCCGAGCAGGAACTCTACCAAAATGCGTCCGGCCCAGACGTCGCCGCCTCCGCCGCCTCCTACGATACTCACCACTTCGTCGGGGGTCTCCTGTACCCGGAGTCGTGGACTAACCCTTCGCCGCCGCTCGCCAGGAAGCTCCCGACTCCTGGCCAGCCGCCGCTCTACTGCCACCCGGAGGCCACGGCCCCC ATCACTGATGTAAAAGAAGCTGTGGTTTCTCATGGTGTGGCCTCCCATCATCCCCTGATCTCAACCCTATAG
- the LOC133482446 gene encoding protein FAM181B isoform X2 translates to MAAIMNPQFMNFCFPGSAMDGGLLSEPEKEEDYKETTRELLSFMDSASSNIKLALDKPVKSKRKVNHRKYLQKQIKRCTGIVNVSDAAGKGPGSSPSAGKTVAKRDGVRASLQNRSLAALFSPSKEVRGEKARKPPLRHRNLPPSFFTEPANCSNVNPAAGMSLRDLERANPEAADFFDLLGPDYVSVVAEQELYQNASGPDVAASAASYDTHHFVGGLLYPESWTNPSPPLARKLPTPGQPPLYCHPEATAPVGAEDNTLCSLAFSNFFTDCSVPQVNYDLSGDFNH, encoded by the exons ATGGCCGCCATTATGAATCCCCAGTTTATGAATTTCTGCTTCCCGGGCTCGGCGATGGACGGGGGTCTCCTGAGCGAAccggagaaagaggaggactaCAAGGAGACCACCAGGGAGCTGCTGAGCTTTATGGACTCGGCCTCCAGCAACATCAAGCTGGCCCTGGATAAGCCGGTCAAGTCTAAGAGGAAAGTCAACCACCGCAAGTATCTGCAGAAGCAGATCAAGAGGTGCACCGGGATCGTCAACGTCAGCGACGCGGCGGGGAAGGGGCCGGGTTCCTCCCCCTCGGCGGGTAAGACCGTCGCCAAGCGTGACGGCGTCCGGGCCAGCCTGCAGAACCGCAGCCTGGCCGCTCTTTTCAGCCCCAGCAAGGAAGTCCGCGGCGAGAAAGCCAGGAAACCGCCCCTGCGCCACCGCAACCTGCCACCCTCTTTCTTCACCGAGCCGGCCAACTGCTCCAACGTCAACCCTGCGGCGGGAATGTCCTTGCGGGACCTGGAGCGAGCCAACCCGGAGGCGGCGGACTTCTTCGACCTGCTGGGACCCGACTACGTCAGCGTGGTGGCCGAGCAGGAACTCTACCAAAATGCGTCCGGCCCAGACGTCGCCGCCTCCGCCGCCTCCTACGATACTCACCACTTCGTCGGGGGTCTCCTGTACCCGGAGTCGTGGACTAACCCTTCGCCGCCGCTCGCCAGGAAGCTCCCGACTCCTGGCCAGCCGCCGCTCTACTGCCACCCGGAGGCCACGGCCCCCGTGGGTGCTGAGGATAATACGCTGTGCTCGTTAGCCTTCTCCAACTTTTTCACCGACTGCTCGGTACCTCAGGTCAACTACGACTTAAGCGGAGACTTCA ATCACTGA